From Desulfobacterales bacterium, a single genomic window includes:
- a CDS encoding extracellular solute-binding protein encodes MRIFRFFLILLAAMILDPALLFAAHGVSINGQLRYPADFSRFDYVSDQAVKGGRLLLNDLGSFDKLNPYTLKGSAPTGIDFFVFEPLAVSSLDEPFAKYGLIASDIEPAADRLSVTFTIDERARFSDNSPVTPGDVKFSLETMKSSAAHPFYQAYFQDITRAEVLDSRRVRFYFARPNRELSLIACEVPVFSEKFYREHPFDSPGMEIPLGSGPYVLDEVRPGKTVTYRRNPDYWAVDHPVRRGMFNFNTITYKFFKDQIVSVEAFKAHEFDFMSINIAKQWARDLTGPKFESRAIIKETLPHHNNAGMQGFVFNLRRPLFVDRRVRKALVLAFDFEWANSKLFFNQYTRSSSYFSNSYLAAKGLPQGLELSYLEPFRDQLPPEVFTTPPTPFSTNPPASLRHNLRAAKKLLAAAGWQVKDGSLRDRAGRPFVFEILLVSPSFERVMAGYAKNLAKLGIKISYRSIDPALYIDRVQRFDYDMVVNVFGQSQSPGNEQRDYWHSSTADVPGSRNLIGLKDPVVDALVEKIIYATGQEELDAACRALDRVLWYGYYVVPNWYLAVHRVAYWNIFDRPGTLPLYYSPIQALMTWWMK; translated from the coding sequence ATGCGGATTTTTCGTTTTTTTCTGATATTGCTGGCAGCCATGATCCTGGATCCGGCCCTGCTCTTTGCCGCCCACGGGGTGAGCATTAACGGCCAACTCAGGTATCCGGCTGATTTTTCCCGCTTTGACTATGTTTCCGACCAGGCGGTCAAGGGCGGCCGGTTGCTGCTCAACGATCTCGGCAGTTTTGACAAGCTGAACCCCTACACCCTGAAGGGCAGCGCCCCCACCGGGATCGATTTTTTTGTATTCGAGCCCCTGGCCGTGTCCAGCCTGGATGAGCCCTTTGCCAAGTACGGATTGATCGCCAGTGATATCGAGCCGGCCGCGGACCGTCTGTCCGTAACCTTTACCATTGATGAAAGGGCTCGCTTCTCGGACAACAGCCCGGTGACTCCCGGGGATGTCAAGTTCTCCCTGGAGACCATGAAGAGTTCGGCGGCCCACCCCTTTTACCAGGCCTATTTCCAGGATATCACCCGGGCCGAGGTCCTGGACTCCCGGCGGGTCCGTTTTTATTTTGCCAGGCCCAACCGGGAACTTTCTCTTATTGCCTGCGAGGTGCCGGTGTTTTCAGAGAAGTTTTACCGGGAACATCCCTTTGACAGCCCGGGAATGGAAATACCCCTGGGCAGCGGTCCCTATGTGCTGGACGAGGTAAGGCCCGGCAAGACGGTTACCTATCGCCGCAACCCGGACTACTGGGCGGTCGATCATCCGGTCCGGCGGGGGATGTTCAATTTCAACACCATTACCTACAAGTTTTTCAAGGACCAGATCGTGTCGGTGGAGGCCTTTAAGGCCCATGAGTTTGATTTCATGTCGATCAATATCGCCAAGCAGTGGGCCCGGGACCTCACCGGTCCCAAGTTCGAGAGCAGGGCGATCATCAAGGAGACCCTGCCGCACCACAACAACGCCGGGATGCAGGGGTTTGTCTTCAACCTGCGGCGGCCCCTGTTTGTCGACCGCCGGGTGCGCAAGGCCCTGGTCCTGGCCTTTGATTTCGAGTGGGCCAACAGCAAGCTCTTTTTCAACCAGTACACCCGGTCCTCCAGCTATTTCAGCAATTCCTACCTTGCGGCCAAAGGGCTGCCCCAGGGGCTGGAACTCTCATACCTGGAGCCGTTTCGCGACCAGCTGCCCCCCGAGGTGTTCACCACCCCGCCCACACCCTTTTCCACCAATCCGCCGGCAAGCCTGCGCCATAATCTCCGGGCCGCTAAAAAGCTGCTGGCCGCGGCCGGCTGGCAGGTGAAAGACGGGTCTCTGCGGGACCGGGCCGGCCGGCCGTTTGTTTTTGAGATTCTGCTGGTCTCCCCCTCCTTTGAACGGGTAATGGCTGGCTATGCCAAGAACCTGGCCAAGCTGGGGATCAAGATCAGCTACCGTTCCATCGACCCGGCCCTGTATATCGACCGGGTCCAGCGGTTCGATTATGACATGGTGGTCAACGTCTTCGGTCAGTCCCAGTCACCGGGCAACGAGCAGCGCGACTACTGGCACTCTTCAACGGCCGATGTTCCGGGCTCGCGCAACCTCATCGGGCTCAAGGACCCGGTGGTGGATGCGCTGGTGGAGAAGATCATCTACGCCACCGGCCAGGAGGAACTGGACGCGGCCTGCCGGGCCCTGGACCGGGTCCTCTGGTACGGCTATTATGTGGTCCCCAACTGGTATCTGGCCGTGCACCGGGTGGCCTATTGGAACATCTTTGACCGGCCCGGGACCCTTCCCCTCTACTATTCACCGATCCAGGCCCTGA